A single region of the Legionella oakridgensis ATCC 33761 = DSM 21215 genome encodes:
- a CDS encoding DsrE/DsrF/TusD sulfur relay family protein, producing MSCLIIFNHAPYDGSDVAWNGLRLAEKLLETGQEVRLFLMNDAVDMAREANKPPAGYDQDLSAMLKSLIIKGITVKVCGTCMARCGLYKNHPYFEGAEKSTMAELAEWVISSDKVITF from the coding sequence ATGAGTTGTCTTATCATTTTTAATCATGCCCCATACGACGGCTCTGATGTGGCATGGAATGGATTGCGATTGGCAGAAAAGCTTTTAGAAACCGGTCAAGAAGTACGGCTGTTTTTGATGAATGATGCTGTCGATATGGCTCGTGAGGCAAACAAGCCTCCTGCTGGTTATGATCAAGACTTATCGGCAATGCTAAAATCCTTAATTATCAAAGGGATAACCGTAAAAGTATGTGGCACTTGTATGGCGCGGTGCGGCTTATATAAAAATCACCCATATTTTGAAGGTGCTGAAAAGTCAACGATGGCGGAATTGGCAGAGTGGGTGATTAGTAGCGATAAAGTCATAACGTTTTAA